A genomic region of Gemmatimonadota bacterium contains the following coding sequences:
- a CDS encoding TIGR02757 family protein: MTRIDRTAIGDRLEELYRSFDFSMISPDPLEVVRRFNRPEDQEIAGLVAASLAYGRAELITGAAAEALGRMGEAPRDFVMGFDPGRDGGRFDGFVYRWTRGRDLSMLVGLMQQALRRHGSLGALFARGHRASDPHTGPALSHFTDTLLGYAREDHPAERRGAKTGIRYLLPSPRTGSACKRMNLYVRWMVRRDAPDLGLWQRISPSSLVMPIDTHVARISRRLGLTSRRQADWKMAEEVTRALRRFDPDDPVKYDFAMCHWGMLEFRNRR; encoded by the coding sequence ATGACGCGCATCGACCGGACCGCGATAGGAGACCGCCTGGAAGAACTGTACCGTTCTTTCGACTTTTCGATGATCTCGCCTGATCCGCTCGAAGTGGTGAGACGCTTCAACCGACCGGAAGATCAAGAGATCGCCGGCCTGGTCGCGGCTTCACTGGCCTACGGCCGGGCTGAATTGATCACGGGAGCGGCCGCTGAAGCGTTGGGGAGGATGGGGGAAGCGCCCCGGGACTTCGTCATGGGCTTCGACCCGGGACGGGACGGCGGACGATTCGACGGGTTCGTATACCGGTGGACGCGGGGGCGAGACCTGTCGATGCTGGTGGGGCTCATGCAGCAGGCCCTGCGCCGGCATGGCTCCCTTGGCGCGCTCTTCGCCCGGGGCCACCGCGCATCGGACCCCCATACGGGTCCCGCGCTGAGCCATTTCACCGATACGCTCCTCGGGTACGCGCGGGAGGATCACCCCGCGGAACGGCGCGGGGCGAAAACGGGGATCCGCTACCTGTTGCCCTCCCCGAGAACGGGAAGCGCCTGCAAGCGGATGAACCTCTACGTCCGCTGGATGGTACGCCGGGACGCCCCGGACCTGGGTCTCTGGCAGCGTATTTCCCCCTCCAGCCTGGTCATGCCGATCGACACCCACGTGGCCCGGATTTCCAGGCGGCTGGGCCTGACGTCCCGCCGACAGGCGGATTGGAAAATGGCCGAGGAAGTCACGCGGGCGCTGAGAAGATTCGACCCGGACGATCCGGTGAAATACGACTTCGCCATGTGCCACTGGGGCATGCTGGAGTTCAGAAACCGCCGCTGA
- the serS gene encoding serine--tRNA ligase yields the protein MLDQRFVRNNPETVKQAVANKNERVDVDQFLDLDVRRRELLQTSESLKQQRNTVSDEIARMKRGGEDASARIEEMREVSARIKDIDAHLAGIQDSLQSVLERLPNIPHPTVPVGADESANVEVRRWGATPEVEFERKAHWDLGEALDIIDFQRAGKISGSHFVLFKGDGARLQRALIQFMLDLHIQKHGYTEVIPPFIVNRQSMFGTGQLPKMEEDMYRTDLDDLFLIPTAEVPVTNMHRDEMLAGDDLPICYTAYSPCFRREAGSYGRETRGLIRVHQFDKVEMVKFVRPETSYDELETLVNDAEEVLQLLNIPYRVVVLSTGDLSFAAAKCYDLEAWAPGVNRWLEVSSCSNFEDFQARRSGIRYRDEDGKSRFVHTLNGSGMGMARTLIAVLEHYQTGRGSIRVPEVLVPYMGGLKEIG from the coding sequence ATGCTGGACCAGCGATTCGTCAGGAACAATCCCGAAACGGTAAAGCAGGCGGTCGCGAACAAGAACGAGCGGGTCGACGTCGACCAGTTCCTCGACCTGGACGTCCGGCGCCGGGAGCTGCTGCAGACGAGCGAATCGCTCAAACAGCAGCGAAATACCGTGTCCGACGAAATCGCGCGCATGAAGCGCGGCGGCGAAGACGCTTCCGCGCGGATCGAGGAAATGCGGGAGGTGTCCGCGCGCATCAAGGATATCGACGCCCACCTGGCCGGCATCCAGGACAGCCTGCAGTCCGTGCTCGAGCGCCTGCCCAACATCCCCCATCCCACGGTGCCGGTCGGCGCGGACGAAAGCGCCAACGTGGAGGTGCGCCGCTGGGGCGCCACGCCCGAGGTGGAGTTCGAACGCAAGGCCCACTGGGACCTCGGGGAAGCCCTCGACATCATCGATTTCCAGCGGGCGGGCAAGATATCGGGCAGCCATTTCGTCCTCTTCAAGGGAGACGGCGCCAGGCTGCAGCGCGCGCTGATCCAGTTCATGCTCGACCTCCATATCCAGAAGCACGGATACACGGAGGTCATCCCGCCCTTCATCGTCAACCGCCAGAGCATGTTCGGCACGGGGCAGCTGCCCAAGATGGAAGAAGACATGTACCGGACGGACCTGGACGACCTGTTCCTCATACCCACCGCGGAAGTCCCCGTCACCAACATGCACCGCGACGAAATGCTCGCCGGGGACGACCTGCCGATCTGCTACACGGCCTACAGCCCCTGCTTCCGCCGCGAAGCCGGCTCCTACGGGCGGGAGACCCGGGGACTGATCCGGGTGCACCAGTTCGACAAGGTGGAGATGGTCAAGTTCGTCCGTCCCGAGACCTCCTACGATGAACTGGAAACGCTGGTGAACGACGCGGAGGAAGTGCTGCAGTTGTTGAACATCCCCTACCGCGTGGTGGTCCTGAGCACGGGCGACCTGAGTTTCGCCGCGGCGAAGTGCTATGACCTGGAAGCCTGGGCGCCCGGCGTAAACCGCTGGCTGGAAGTCTCCTCGTGCAGCAATTTCGAGGATTTCCAGGCGCGAAGAAGCGGTATCCGATATCGGGACGAGGACGGCAAAAGCCGGTTCGTGCACACCCTGAACGGATCCGGCATGGGCATGGCGCGGACCCTGATCGCGGTTCTCGAACACTATCAGACCGGGCGGGGCAGCATCCGCGTACCGGAGGTGCTGGTACCCTATATGGGCGGGTTGAAGGAAATCGGGTGA
- the tsaE gene encoding tRNA (adenosine(37)-N6)-threonylcarbamoyltransferase complex ATPase subunit type 1 TsaE, which produces MSAPNHSNMPAIPERIRFDSGSPDQTARLGERLAARLEPGDTVLVTGDLGAGKTRFIQGICAGLGIGEPVTSPTFTLVNEYDGRLGRLRVAHFDFYRLDSPDSVLELGFDEYVDTCVCLVEWGDKFPEIMPSDAITVHIEIGDGTRRVLEITGGGLVSDPEEAAP; this is translated from the coding sequence GTGAGTGCTCCCAATCATTCGAACATGCCGGCAATTCCTGAACGGATCAGATTCGATTCCGGAAGCCCCGATCAGACGGCGCGTCTCGGAGAGCGCCTGGCCGCGCGGCTGGAGCCGGGAGACACGGTGCTGGTAACCGGCGATCTCGGCGCGGGAAAGACCCGTTTCATCCAGGGGATATGCGCCGGCCTGGGCATCGGCGAACCGGTCACGAGTCCCACCTTCACCCTCGTCAACGAGTACGACGGTCGGCTTGGCCGACTTCGAGTGGCCCATTTCGACTTCTACCGGCTGGACAGCCCGGATTCGGTGCTGGAACTCGGCTTCGACGAATACGTGGACACCTGCGTCTGTCTCGTGGAATGGGGCGACAAATTTCCGGAGATCATGCCCTCCGACGCGATCACGGTGCATATCGAAATCGGAGACGGAACGCGTAGAGTGCTGGAGATAACCGGCGGCGGCCTCGTATCCGATCCGGAAGAGGCGGCGCCCTGA
- the lon gene encoding endopeptidase La: protein MITLKRTDPITFDDKLPLIPLREVVVFPYMEYPLIIARDASIKALEHGVNNDRLLFLTAQRNPDVETPVKEDVHRTGIVARILQVVKLPNGLIRVLVEGIVRARIVRFLSTDPYMRVKIALVEETEDNQAEVQARLRTVVDQFSEYIKLNQQAPDEILLSLQNMDDAQRLVDTMSAFIQQSPQVKQRLIEAPSITEQLDELAAILATELEILEIKNQLDGEVRERIHKSQREFFLQEQMRVIKQELGELEDLPENLGGLAQQIADAKMPKEAHEKAMNELDKLQQMHPTSPEATVIRNYLEWLVEVPWRKRTRDNRDIVKVESVLDADHYGLEKPKEHILEYLSVIQLTRHLKGPILCLVGPPGVGKTSLGRSIARAMGRKFVRMSLGGVHDEAEIRGHRRTYIGSMPGRIIQAMRRAGSVNPVILLDEVDKLGRDVRGDPASALLEVLDPEQNNTFNDHYLEVDYDLSRVLFLTTANTTDTIPPALNDRMEILELPGYLETQKLAIARGFLVPKQVEAHGLKKERVTFRKEALLGIIREYTREAGVRGLERHIAAVCRKLARKVVEGKSGKGMQVTRRQLSDHLGVPRYLDSEVVKQDSVGLATGLAWTQSGGDILTIEVSVLNRRGAGRLTLTGQLGEVMRESAHAALTYARSRAASLGLEPDFYKNVEIHVHMPEGAIPKDGPSAGITIATALCSALTGVPVRCDIAMTGEITLRGNVLPIGGLNEKLIAARRAGIREVAIPQRNRKDLVDVPPEVKEGIDLRPVATMDEVLKRAMGITVVESHVPALLPNQAVAQPAIKPL, encoded by the coding sequence ATGATTACCCTGAAACGCACCGACCCCATTACATTCGACGACAAGCTGCCCCTCATACCGCTCCGTGAAGTGGTCGTGTTCCCGTACATGGAATACCCTCTCATCATTGCGAGGGACGCTTCCATCAAGGCCCTGGAGCACGGGGTCAACAACGACCGTCTGCTCTTCCTGACCGCCCAGCGCAACCCGGATGTCGAAACCCCCGTGAAGGAGGACGTACACAGAACGGGGATCGTGGCCCGGATCCTGCAGGTGGTAAAGCTGCCCAACGGCCTCATCCGCGTACTCGTCGAGGGGATCGTCCGGGCGCGGATCGTCCGGTTTCTGTCCACCGACCCCTACATGCGCGTCAAGATCGCCCTGGTCGAGGAAACCGAAGACAATCAGGCGGAGGTGCAGGCGAGACTGCGGACGGTCGTGGATCAGTTCTCGGAGTACATCAAGCTGAACCAGCAGGCGCCCGACGAGATCCTGCTGTCCCTGCAGAACATGGATGACGCCCAGCGCCTGGTGGATACGATGTCGGCCTTCATCCAGCAGAGCCCCCAGGTCAAGCAGCGGCTCATCGAGGCGCCCTCGATCACCGAGCAGCTCGATGAACTGGCCGCCATTCTGGCCACGGAGCTGGAGATCCTGGAGATCAAGAACCAGCTCGACGGCGAAGTCCGGGAAAGGATTCACAAATCGCAGCGGGAGTTCTTCCTCCAGGAGCAGATGCGCGTGATCAAGCAGGAACTGGGCGAACTGGAGGACCTGCCGGAAAACCTGGGTGGCCTGGCACAGCAGATCGCAGACGCGAAGATGCCTAAAGAGGCCCACGAAAAGGCCATGAACGAACTGGACAAGCTCCAGCAGATGCATCCCACCTCGCCCGAAGCGACGGTGATCCGCAACTACCTCGAGTGGCTCGTCGAGGTGCCGTGGCGAAAGCGGACGCGGGACAACCGGGACATCGTAAAAGTGGAGTCCGTCCTCGATGCCGATCACTACGGGCTGGAAAAACCGAAGGAACACATTCTCGAGTACCTGTCGGTGATCCAGCTCACCCGGCACCTTAAGGGTCCGATCCTGTGCCTGGTCGGTCCGCCCGGCGTGGGCAAGACGTCTCTGGGCCGTTCGATCGCACGCGCCATGGGCCGCAAATTCGTCCGCATGTCTCTCGGCGGCGTACACGACGAAGCCGAGATACGGGGCCATCGCCGGACCTATATCGGTTCCATGCCCGGACGCATCATACAGGCGATGCGCCGCGCCGGGAGCGTCAATCCGGTCATCCTGCTCGACGAGGTGGACAAGCTGGGCCGGGACGTGCGCGGCGACCCCGCGTCAGCCCTGCTGGAGGTGCTGGACCCCGAACAGAACAACACTTTCAACGACCACTACCTTGAAGTGGATTACGATCTGTCCCGGGTGTTGTTCCTGACGACGGCCAACACGACCGACACCATCCCCCCGGCCCTGAACGACCGTATGGAGATCCTCGAGCTGCCCGGCTATCTCGAAACCCAGAAACTGGCCATCGCCCGGGGTTTCCTGGTACCCAAGCAGGTGGAAGCCCACGGATTGAAGAAGGAGCGCGTCACCTTCAGGAAGGAAGCCCTGTTGGGCATCATCCGGGAGTACACGCGAGAAGCCGGCGTCCGGGGACTGGAACGTCACATCGCCGCCGTGTGCCGCAAGCTGGCCCGAAAGGTGGTGGAAGGCAAGTCGGGAAAAGGTATGCAGGTTACGCGCAGGCAGCTTTCCGATCACCTCGGCGTGCCGCGTTACCTGGATTCGGAAGTCGTGAAACAGGATTCGGTGGGCCTGGCGACGGGACTCGCCTGGACACAGTCGGGAGGCGATATCCTTACCATCGAGGTCAGCGTCCTGAACCGCCGTGGCGCGGGGAGGCTGACGCTTACCGGCCAGCTGGGCGAAGTGATGCGGGAGTCGGCCCACGCGGCACTCACCTACGCCCGTTCCCGTGCGGCCTCGCTGGGACTCGAGCCGGACTTCTACAAGAACGTCGAGATTCACGTGCACATGCCCGAGGGCGCGATCCCCAAGGATGGCCCCTCCGCCGGGATCACCATCGCGACGGCGCTCTGTTCGGCGCTGACCGGCGTGCCGGTGCGGTGCGATATCGCCATGACGGGCGAGATCACGCTCCGCGGAAACGTGTTGCCCATCGGCGGGCTGAACGAGAAACTGATCGCCGCGCGCCGGGCGGGTATCAGGGAAGTGGCGATCCCTCAGCGCAACCGGAAGGACCTGGTGGATGTACCGCCGGAAGTAAAGGAAGGGATCGATCTCCGCCCGGTGGCGACCATGGACGAAGTGCTGAAACGAGCCATGGGCATCACCGTGGTGGAATCCCACGTTCCCGCCCTGCTCCCCAATCAGGCCGTCGCGCAGCCGGCTATAAAACCCCTTTAG
- the clpX gene encoding ATP-dependent Clp protease ATP-binding subunit ClpX yields MKKRPASRDLRCSFCNRNADEVERLITGPNVYICNECILMCNGILAEEMSRSTLSTVEHLPLPTEIKEALDEYVIGQEQAKKVLSVAVYNHYKRIQHGAAQDEVELEKSNILLIGPTGTGKTLLAQTLAKMLHVPFCIADATVLTEAGYVGEDVESVLVRLLQAADYDVPKAESGIVYIDEVDKVARKSANPSITRDVSGEGVQQSLLKMLEGTIANVPPKGGRKHPEQNFVQINTRNILFICGGAFDDLDQIIERRTAEGTIGFGGVSKNSAGRNTSELLARVEPDDLLQYGLIPEIIGRLPVIATLGELDADALMEILLKPRNALVKQYQRLLEMEDVKLTFTDEALQAVVKEAMDKKTGARSLRSILEEVMLDVMFDAPTRDDLREVVVTEETVKEKAPPVYVQGKESKQSA; encoded by the coding sequence ATGAAGAAACGACCGGCGTCGCGGGACCTGCGCTGCTCCTTCTGCAATAGAAACGCCGACGAGGTGGAACGCCTCATCACGGGTCCGAACGTATACATCTGCAACGAGTGCATCCTGATGTGCAACGGGATCCTCGCCGAGGAGATGAGCCGCAGCACCCTGTCGACCGTCGAGCACCTCCCCCTGCCCACGGAGATCAAGGAGGCGCTGGACGAATACGTCATCGGCCAGGAACAGGCCAAGAAGGTGCTTTCCGTTGCCGTGTACAACCATTACAAGCGCATACAGCACGGCGCCGCGCAGGACGAAGTGGAACTGGAGAAGAGCAACATCCTGCTGATCGGCCCCACGGGCACCGGGAAGACGCTGCTGGCCCAGACCCTGGCGAAAATGCTGCACGTGCCCTTCTGCATCGCGGATGCCACGGTGCTCACGGAAGCCGGATACGTGGGCGAAGACGTGGAGAGCGTCCTGGTCCGCCTGCTCCAGGCCGCGGATTACGACGTGCCGAAAGCGGAAAGCGGCATCGTCTATATCGACGAGGTCGACAAGGTGGCGCGCAAGTCGGCCAACCCCTCCATAACCCGCGACGTGTCGGGAGAAGGCGTGCAGCAGTCCCTGCTCAAGATGCTTGAAGGAACCATCGCCAACGTACCTCCGAAGGGCGGCCGGAAACACCCCGAACAGAACTTCGTCCAGATCAACACGCGGAACATCCTCTTCATCTGCGGTGGCGCTTTCGACGATCTCGACCAGATCATCGAACGGCGGACCGCGGAAGGGACCATCGGATTCGGCGGCGTGTCGAAGAATTCCGCGGGCCGCAATACGAGTGAACTCCTCGCCCGGGTCGAACCCGACGACCTGCTGCAGTACGGGCTGATACCGGAAATCATCGGCAGGCTGCCCGTGATCGCCACGCTGGGCGAACTCGACGCCGATGCGCTGATGGAAATCCTGCTCAAGCCCAGGAACGCCCTCGTGAAGCAGTACCAGCGGCTGCTCGAAATGGAAGACGTCAAGCTGACCTTCACGGACGAAGCCCTCCAGGCTGTGGTGAAGGAGGCGATGGACAAGAAGACGGGCGCGCGTTCGTTGCGGTCCATCCTCGAGGAAGTGATGCTGGACGTGATGTTCGACGCGCCGACGCGGGACGACCTGCGCGAGGTCGTCGTTACGGAGGAAACCGTGAAAGAAAAAGCGCCGCCCGTCTACGTCCAGGGCAAGGAAAGCAAGCAGAGCGCCTGA
- a CDS encoding ATP-dependent Clp protease proteolytic subunit — MLVPMVIEQTGRGERAYDIYSLLLKNRIVFIGMPIDDTIANLVIAQLLYLQYEDAEKDIKLYINSPGGSITAGLAIYDTMQFIQPDVETYCLGMAASMGAFLLTAGATGKRYALPYSRILIHQPSIPHMAGTAKDIEIQAEEMLRMKRTMNEIMAHHTGQSVDKIEADTDRDFWMSPEQAVEYGLVDHVVETAASRAIAESLNGKTA; from the coding sequence ATGTTAGTGCCGATGGTGATCGAACAGACGGGCCGGGGAGAACGGGCCTACGACATCTACTCTCTGCTGTTGAAGAACCGCATCGTCTTTATCGGCATGCCGATCGACGACACCATCGCGAACCTGGTGATCGCCCAGTTGCTCTATCTGCAGTACGAAGACGCCGAGAAGGACATCAAGCTCTACATCAACAGTCCCGGCGGCAGCATAACCGCGGGGCTCGCCATATACGACACCATGCAGTTCATCCAGCCCGACGTGGAGACCTATTGCCTGGGCATGGCCGCCAGCATGGGCGCCTTTCTGCTCACGGCGGGCGCAACCGGAAAGCGGTACGCCCTCCCCTATTCGCGCATACTGATTCACCAGCCTTCCATCCCCCACATGGCCGGCACGGCCAAGGATATCGAGATCCAGGCCGAGGAAATGCTTCGCATGAAGCGGACCATGAACGAGATCATGGCTCATCACACCGGCCAGTCCGTGGACAAGATCGAAGCGGATACCGACCGGGACTTCTGGATGTCGCCCGAGCAGGCTGTCGAATACGGCCTGGTGGACCACGTGGTCGAAACCGCCGCTTCCAGGGCCATCGCGGAATCGCTGAACGGGAAAACCGCCTAG
- the tig gene encoding trigger factor, whose translation MNYTVSEPKPWKRVLEIEVPSDAIQSELNAAYARYSREVRLPGFRRGKVPLSVLKARLGNEIRAEVLEKKIPEYLNSAHESAEIKPISRPVIEEIDYDEGRDLKLRASVEVKPAIELKQYKELRVTRRVVDVSDDDIDKRLEGLRERYATVVRIDGEAEKDHFIRADVQHADDNGVPIIGRKEENQFFQIGSGRLGEGFDTQLVGVRADEDRSVKTTLPSDYPDEGMAGQDACFIVSVREVLERQLPEVDDDFAVDIGMESLDALKQSIREEIEREPDLELRRDLVTQIVDAHDFEVPESMMTAYLDQVVADARRTARGRDEVDENALRQQYRPVASSQIMRHLILDAISEQEGLTVDQAEVDERLEALAGRGQASVDQIRRLFQENGRLERIEADLREEKVVEFLVQHADIQTE comes from the coding sequence TTGAACTACACGGTGTCCGAACCCAAACCCTGGAAACGCGTCCTGGAGATCGAAGTTCCTTCCGATGCGATTCAATCCGAACTGAACGCGGCCTACGCGCGTTACAGTAGAGAGGTGCGCCTTCCCGGGTTCCGGCGGGGAAAGGTTCCGCTCAGCGTGCTCAAAGCCCGGCTCGGCAATGAAATCCGGGCGGAAGTGCTCGAGAAGAAAATCCCTGAATACCTCAACAGCGCCCACGAAAGCGCCGAGATCAAGCCGATCAGCCGGCCCGTGATCGAGGAGATCGACTATGACGAAGGGCGGGACCTGAAACTGCGGGCCAGCGTGGAGGTCAAACCCGCCATAGAACTCAAGCAGTACAAGGAATTGCGGGTGACCCGGCGGGTGGTGGACGTTTCCGATGACGATATAGACAAGCGGCTCGAAGGATTGCGGGAACGATACGCCACCGTGGTTCGGATCGACGGGGAGGCGGAGAAGGATCACTTTATCCGGGCCGATGTGCAGCACGCGGACGACAACGGGGTGCCGATCATCGGACGCAAGGAGGAAAACCAGTTTTTCCAGATCGGATCAGGCCGCCTCGGAGAGGGGTTCGATACGCAACTCGTCGGTGTCAGGGCGGACGAGGACCGATCCGTTAAAACCACCCTGCCGTCCGATTACCCCGATGAGGGCATGGCCGGTCAGGACGCCTGTTTCATCGTGAGCGTCCGGGAGGTGCTGGAGCGGCAACTGCCCGAGGTGGATGACGACTTCGCGGTGGACATCGGCATGGAGAGCCTGGACGCCCTGAAACAGTCGATCCGGGAGGAAATCGAACGGGAACCGGACCTGGAGTTGCGCAGGGACCTGGTCACGCAGATCGTGGACGCCCACGATTTCGAAGTGCCCGAATCCATGATGACGGCCTACCTCGACCAGGTCGTGGCGGACGCGCGCCGCACCGCGCGGGGCCGGGACGAAGTCGACGAAAACGCCCTTCGTCAGCAGTACCGGCCGGTGGCCAGCAGCCAGATCATGCGCCATCTCATCCTGGACGCCATCAGTGAGCAGGAAGGGCTGACGGTGGATCAGGCGGAAGTGGACGAGCGGCTGGAGGCCCTGGCGGGCCGGGGACAGGCCTCGGTCGACCAGATCCGGCGGCTTTTCCAGGAAAACGGACGGCTGGAACGCATCGAAGCGGATTTAAGAGAAGAGAAAGTCGTTGAATTCCTCGTGCAGCACGCCGACATACAAACGGAGTAG